The Cylindrospermopsis curvispora GIHE-G1 genome contains a region encoding:
- a CDS encoding DMT family transporter encodes MGRLEKRPENQRSRNDLSRSAENALWDMVEDLENLQQNVLRALQDDVKRLEGEKSRLAKDIERLTEEKEKLQQTRQISEQQVLIRQLAEVLSKHISSQLQSSLKILVSQAQLVGTESSDQVAMKWAEVNAKIAGQISENITEIVNNLDNNLTIAFSSLQEELKNYQSHLSQQFLKIYDQQRQGEQILTAYVSRLQTELDKAKQINSQVFVTGGSPTVLQLGQTQHRNGFLPKSPEQTEQIVTEPIALATESPQEQDSILESVLESSIVLAPQSPPQELSKDVSAPQSSHSSTPELILDSTVNIESPPEQVEEVTASIPDSLVNKTTTHFSVDTIISTPYTPINTPINTAYQEPTFERKLPKNNRHVSSLQIGFLWLGLYTIVCSLYNVIIRAFFWEGSQLLGEFQREGLLLPTLGNIFLLLMLRLLVVLPLMLLLGPTLHPPIWQELKNLFRKTNRNNSKHTTGKQLLILSVLSGGCLFLSELFIYVAISQLTVGVAMSLFFVYPLVTGILAWFLLSERPSPVKIGAIFGILGGQLFILSTTINTLASISAILSGIAFGSYVIISRLSASAIHPISFGFLNFATMLLLSFLCLLVPLPADWNIVLKSSGFLELLLGAFMLAVLTLSAWLLKSLGTNKLGSHFYTLFRSFIPISTVVLAGLMIRENLDLSQMIGVILVTGGTAVISWEKMHNRPKITEP; translated from the coding sequence ATGGGGCGACTTGAAAAGCGACCAGAAAACCAACGCAGTAGAAATGACCTATCTAGGTCAGCAGAAAACGCCCTTTGGGACATGGTGGAGGATTTAGAAAATCTCCAACAGAATGTTCTACGAGCTTTACAGGATGATGTGAAGCGGTTAGAAGGTGAGAAAAGTCGTTTAGCTAAGGATATTGAAAGATTAACAGAAGAAAAGGAAAAATTACAACAAACACGACAAATTAGCGAACAACAAGTTTTAATTCGCCAACTAGCGGAAGTTTTGTCCAAGCACATATCTTCTCAATTGCAGTCTTCGTTAAAGATTTTGGTTAGTCAAGCACAGTTAGTAGGGACAGAATCTTCTGACCAAGTAGCCATGAAATGGGCAGAAGTTAATGCCAAAATAGCTGGTCAGATAAGTGAGAATATTACGGAGATAGTTAACAATTTAGATAATAATTTGACAATCGCTTTCAGTTCCCTACAGGAAGAATTAAAGAATTATCAAAGTCATCTTTCCCAACAGTTTTTAAAAATCTATGATCAACAACGACAAGGAGAACAAATTCTAACAGCTTATGTTAGTCGGTTACAAACCGAGTTAGACAAAGCTAAGCAAATAAATTCTCAGGTGTTTGTGACGGGAGGATCGCCAACCGTACTACAGCTGGGACAGACTCAGCACAGGAATGGATTTTTGCCCAAATCTCCAGAGCAAACAGAGCAAATTGTTACCGAGCCAATTGCTTTGGCAACGGAATCGCCACAGGAGCAAGATTCCATTCTAGAATCAGTGCTAGAAAGTTCAATTGTGCTTGCACCACAATCACCACCTCAAGAATTATCGAAGGATGTGTCAGCTCCCCAAAGCTCCCATTCTTCAACTCCAGAGTTAATACTTGACAGCACAGTTAACATAGAATCACCCCCTGAACAAGTCGAGGAAGTAACCGCTTCAATTCCTGATAGTTTAGTAAACAAAACCACTACCCATTTCTCTGTAGATACCATCATAAGTACGCCATATACGCCCATAAACACTCCCATAAATACAGCATATCAAGAACCCACTTTTGAACGAAAATTGCCCAAAAATAATAGACATGTCTCATCATTACAAATAGGGTTTCTGTGGTTAGGTTTATACACAATTGTCTGCTCCCTTTATAACGTAATCATCCGGGCATTTTTCTGGGAGGGTTCTCAACTTTTGGGAGAGTTCCAGAGAGAAGGTCTACTATTACCAACCTTGGGTAATATTTTCCTTTTATTAATGCTGAGATTGCTAGTAGTTCTACCCTTAATGTTGCTTTTGGGTCCTACTTTGCATCCACCAATTTGGCAAGAACTTAAAAATCTGTTTCGGAAAACTAACAGGAATAATAGCAAACATACCACAGGAAAACAATTATTAATCCTATCAGTTTTAAGTGGTGGGTGTCTATTCTTATCTGAGTTGTTTATTTACGTTGCTATTAGTCAGCTAACCGTAGGGGTAGCCATGAGTTTATTTTTTGTCTATCCCCTGGTGACCGGAATATTGGCTTGGTTCCTCTTGAGCGAACGTCCTAGTCCAGTGAAGATTGGTGCTATTTTCGGTATCCTAGGCGGTCAATTGTTCATCCTCAGTACCACTATCAACACCCTGGCAAGTATTTCCGCAATTCTTTCCGGAATAGCCTTTGGCAGCTACGTAATTATTTCTAGGTTGTCTGCATCTGCAATACATCCTATTTCTTTTGGTTTTCTTAACTTCGCTACTATGTTACTACTAAGCTTTCTTTGCCTATTAGTACCATTACCAGCTGACTGGAATATCGTACTGAAATCATCTGGGTTCTTAGAATTATTACTGGGCGCTTTTATGTTAGCTGTTCTCACCCTTAGTGCCTGGTTGTTAAAAAGTTTAGGCACTAACAAGCTGGGATCACATTTTTATACTCTGTTTAGATCTTTTATTCCCATTTCTACTGTGGTCTTGGCCGGACTAATGATTCGAGAAAATTTGGATTTATCCCAGATGATAGGAGTTATACTGGTTACAGGTGGAACAGCGGTTATTAGCTGGGAGAAAATGCACAATCGACCCAAAATCACTGAGCCCTAA
- the hetR gene encoding heterocyst differentiation master regulator HetR, producing MNNDIDLIKRLGPSAMDQIMLYLAFSAMRTSGHRHGAFLDAAATAAKCAIYMTYLEQGQNLRMTGHLHHLEPKRVKIIVEEIREALTEGKLLKMLGSQEPRYLIQLPHVWMEKYSWQPGKSRIPGSSLTTEEKKQIERKLPANLPDAQLVTSFEFLELIEFLHKRSQEELPQHHQMPLSEALAEHIKRRLIYSGTVTRIDSPWGMPFYVLTRHFYAPADDQERTYTMIEDTARYFRMMKDWAERKSHAMRAVEELDIAPEKIQAAMDELDEIIRVWADRYHQEGGKPVVLQMAFGQQDD from the coding sequence ATGAATAACGACATAGATCTGATCAAACGTCTTGGTCCAAGTGCAATGGATCAGATCATGCTTTATCTGGCTTTCAGTGCCATGCGCACGAGTGGACATAGGCATGGGGCGTTTTTGGATGCAGCAGCAACGGCGGCAAAGTGTGCAATTTACATGACCTATTTAGAGCAGGGGCAAAACCTGCGCATGACTGGTCATTTGCACCATTTGGAGCCTAAACGAGTCAAAATCATTGTGGAAGAAATCAGGGAGGCCCTGACAGAAGGTAAGTTGCTGAAAATGCTAGGTTCTCAAGAACCTCGTTATTTGATTCAATTACCCCATGTGTGGATGGAAAAATACTCCTGGCAACCTGGAAAATCTCGCATTCCCGGTTCAAGTCTCACAACTGAAGAGAAAAAACAGATTGAGCGCAAATTACCCGCAAATCTGCCTGATGCTCAGTTGGTAACTTCCTTTGAATTTTTAGAGCTAATTGAATTCCTCCACAAACGCTCTCAAGAAGAGTTGCCACAGCACCACCAAATGCCTTTAAGCGAAGCTCTTGCAGAACACATCAAGCGCCGACTAATCTACTCGGGTACGGTTACCCGAATTGACTCTCCCTGGGGGATGCCATTTTATGTCCTGACTCGTCACTTTTATGCTCCAGCGGATGACCAGGAGCGTACTTATACGATGATTGAAGATACTGCTCGTTATTTTCGCATGATGAAAGACTGGGCAGAAAGAAAAAGTCATGCTATGCGTGCTGTAGAAGAGTTAGACATAGCTCCGGAAAAAATTCAAGCTGCCATGGATGAGTTGGATGAAATTATCCGGGTGTGGGCAGATAGATACCATCAGGAGGGTGGTAAACCCGTAGTTTTACAAATGGCTTTTGGTCAACAAGATGATTAG